In Canis lupus dingo isolate Sandy chromosome 1, ASM325472v2, whole genome shotgun sequence, a single genomic region encodes these proteins:
- the LOC112645544 gene encoding histo-blood group ABO system transferase-like — MAQQVRTFSENSKCNLLHQVNFPLSVALVLAFFYYCYLNPRNQMLGSISPGTSKAVSKIYGQQSRKLSRMVYRQPQVLTPARKDVLVVTPWLAPIIWEGTFNTDILNEQFSLQNATVGLTVFLTEQETFYLNVFLQSAEMYFMVGHRVIYYIFTDKPEYVPYLNIQKGRQIIILEVESYYDHWQDISMQRMEMISNFSQQRFHQEVDYLVCADVHMRFSDHVGVEILSSLFGTLHLRYYRLNRTDFPYERRPQSQAHIPEDEGDFYYAGALFGGSVPEVYKLTKACHEAMMVDQANHIEAIWHDESHLNKYLLYHKPSKVLSPEYMCNNTLKKIWDHQGVDFSSNIKRIRLVTTE; from the coding sequence ATGGCTCAGCAGGTGAGGACATTCTCAGAGAACTCAAAATGTAACTTGCTTCATCAAGTGAACTTCCCTCTTTCAGTAGCTCTTGTCTTGGCCTTCTTTTACTATTGCTACCTGAATCCAAGAAACCAGATGCTAGGAAGCATCTCACCTGGGACAAGCAAGGCTGTTAGCAAAATCTATGGCCAGCAAAGTAGAAAATTATCAAGGATGGTGTATCGCCAGCCCCAGGTGCTAACACCCGCTAGGAAAGATGTCCTTGTTGTGACCCCTTGGCTGGCTCCCATCATCTGGGAAGGGACTTTCAATACTGACATCCTGAATGAGCAGTTCTCACTCCAGAATGCCACCGTTGGATTAACTGTGTTTCTCACTGAACAAGAGACATTCTACCTGAATGTGTTCCTGCAGTCTGCAGAGATGTACTTCATGGTGGGACACAGGGTGATCTACTACATCTTCACTGACAAGCCTGAATATGTTCCTTATCTTAACATCCAAAAAGGAAGGCAGATCATCATCCTTGAGGTCGAGAGCTATTATGACCACTGGCAGGACATCTCCATGCAGCGCATGGAGATGATCAGCAACTTTTCCCAGCAGCGCTTCCACCAGGAGGTGGATTACCTTGTGTGTGCAGATGTGCACATGAGGTTCAGTGACCACGTGGGCGTGGAGATCCTCTCCTCCTTGTTTGGCACCCTCCATCTTCGCTACTATAGGCTAAATCGGACTGACTTCCCCTATGAACGTCGGCCTCAGTCACAAGCCCATATTCCTGAAGATGAGGGGGACTTTTATTATGCAGGGGCCTTATTCGGGGGGTCAGTGCCAGAGGTTTACAAGCTCACCAAGGCCTGCCACGAAGCAATGATGGTCGACCAAGCCAACCACATCGAGGCCATTTGGCATGATGAGAGCCACCTGAATAAGTACCTGCTTTACCACAAACCCTCCAAGGTCCTCTCCCCTGAGTACATGTGTAATAACACACTGAAGAAAATCTGGGATCATCAGGGAGTAGACTTTTCTTCTAACATAAAGCGGATTAGACTTGTGACTACAGAATAA